A segment of the Campylobacter showae CSUNSWCD genome:
TGACTTCGTGAGATTAAACTTGATATCGTTTGGAGATAAATTTACGCCGCGAAGGTGCGGGTTTGGCGGACAAGTAGCTAAATTTAAAGAAAAATCGGTCAAATTTGACCGAAAATAAAAGAATTTAAGCCGAATCAAATCGGCTTAAATTTGCGTTCAAATTTGAGTTTAGCGTAGATATTTGACATTGGCTTTGGCGCGGAGCTTGTTGAAGTATTCGCCTATGACGCGGTCTTGCTCGAGTTTATAAAGCGCGTTCATCGCCTCGTCTCTGACCTCGTCAAATTCAGGCATCGTTTGCCCCTTTTTAGACGCTACGTAAAACATCTCAAACCCCTCGGGAGTCTGGAAAATCTGAGTAAAAGTGCCGTCCGGGGTCTGCTGAAATATCGTTCGTAGTTGAGGCGGGATCTGCTCGCTTTTTAGATTCAGGACATCCATGTGCACGCTGTGGTTGGCGTTCATCGGAGAGCTGTGTCTAGCAGCCTCTAAAAGCTGCATCGAGGGCGCCACATATCTAGTCACGCTCACGTCGGTAAAGTGCGCAAAAAGGTCGCGATTTTGCTCGAAATACGCCCTTGCGGCGTTTTCCGAGATGTTGATTTTAGCCTCAGCAAAAATGCTTTGATATAGCTTTTCTTGTTTTATGCTTTTTGCGACGTCGTCTTTAAACTGCGAGTAGTCGCCGCCCTTTGATAGCACGGCCGAGCGTAGATCTGAGGCGCTCATACCACTCTCGCTTGCGATCTTTTGCAACCTTTGATTTAGCTCATAGTC
Coding sequences within it:
- a CDS encoding peptidylprolyl isomerase; its protein translation is MLKKISFAAFFLSFCMANASQISNGIAVIIENEPITVNEVRKAAAQLQTNEANALNLLIRDRLETAQIKNLKIEASDYELNQRLQKIASESGMSASDLRSAVLSKGGDYSQFKDDVAKSIKQEKLYQSIFAEAKINISENAARAYFEQNRDLFAHFTDVSVTRYVAPSMQLLEAARHSSPMNANHSVHMDVLNLKSEQIPPQLRTIFQQTPDGTFTQIFQTPEGFEMFYVASKKGQTMPEFDEVRDEAMNALYKLEQDRVIGEYFNKLRAKANVKYLR